A single Curtobacterium sp. MCJR17_020 DNA region contains:
- a CDS encoding TetR/AcrR family transcriptional regulator yields MSAARWSFPLDSVPDGAQARSVRVDPDVHQGTGALRVRLTAAVERDGVPGVDYIDEPTFLALPVHFRTGRIEVSVAAETHADAPEYARGFAGIAFGIDDAVGTFECVYIRPCNGTGLLPPPPRDRRAVQYFAYPDWSFDVLRERWPDGPHESPADVRPGQWHRLAVSVTDDHVAVEVDGIVTVDTVRLHRGAPSGAVGIWVDIGTRAWFADLYVSESTRRLTTPTWGGARRAPVVGTLGRQPIGRGTMSPRAESIAQQGELTRAAALDAAVELFGANGYRGTSLNQIARAAGVVQSALHHHFGSKEGLLAAALEAHYPTGQHRPDMAAIAAGETDFVDEMLRAVRHNVDDPVLVRFFSVMTGESLTEDHPAHAFFEERYRRVRHGFTEAILRARGVAGPSARGRIDRAVTVLVGTSDGLQMQWLRDPSVDLVGGVELVADLVRAEIAAAR; encoded by the coding sequence GTGAGTGCAGCCCGGTGGTCCTTCCCGCTCGACTCCGTCCCGGACGGTGCACAGGCGCGGTCGGTCCGGGTGGATCCCGACGTCCACCAGGGGACCGGTGCCCTCCGGGTGCGCCTGACGGCGGCGGTGGAACGCGACGGGGTGCCCGGCGTCGACTACATCGACGAACCGACGTTCCTCGCGCTCCCGGTGCACTTCCGGACCGGTCGGATCGAGGTGTCCGTCGCGGCCGAGACCCACGCCGATGCGCCGGAGTACGCGCGAGGATTCGCCGGGATCGCGTTCGGGATCGACGATGCGGTCGGCACCTTCGAGTGCGTGTACATCCGACCATGCAACGGCACCGGTCTCCTGCCGCCACCACCGCGCGACCGTCGCGCGGTGCAGTACTTCGCGTACCCGGACTGGTCGTTCGACGTCCTCCGCGAGCGGTGGCCGGACGGGCCCCACGAATCTCCGGCGGACGTCCGTCCGGGACAGTGGCACCGACTCGCTGTCTCGGTGACGGACGACCACGTGGCCGTCGAGGTCGACGGCATCGTCACGGTCGACACGGTGCGGCTGCACCGGGGCGCGCCGTCCGGGGCGGTCGGGATCTGGGTGGACATCGGCACGCGTGCCTGGTTCGCCGACCTGTACGTCTCGGAAAGCACGCGACGGCTGACGACCCCGACGTGGGGCGGCGCGCGTCGTGCGCCGGTGGTCGGTACGCTCGGACGGCAACCGATCGGGAGGGGCACGATGTCACCGCGCGCAGAGAGCATCGCCCAGCAGGGCGAGCTGACCAGGGCGGCCGCGCTCGACGCGGCGGTCGAGCTCTTCGGGGCGAACGGGTACCGAGGCACCTCCCTCAACCAGATCGCGCGGGCGGCCGGCGTCGTCCAGTCCGCACTCCACCACCACTTCGGCAGCAAGGAAGGCCTGCTCGCCGCGGCGCTCGAGGCGCACTACCCGACGGGGCAGCACCGCCCCGACATGGCTGCCATCGCCGCAGGGGAGACCGACTTCGTCGACGAGATGCTCCGTGCCGTGCGGCACAACGTCGACGACCCGGTGCTGGTCCGGTTCTTCTCGGTCATGACGGGGGAGTCGCTCACCGAGGACCACCCGGCGCACGCCTTCTTCGAGGAGCGGTACCGACGGGTACGGCACGGCTTCACCGAAGCCATCCTCCGTGCTCGGGGCGTCGCTGGTCCGTCTGCACGGGGCCGGATCGACCGCGCGGTCACGGTCCTCGTCGGCACGAGCGACGGCCTGCAGATGCAGTGGCTGCGGGATCCCTCCGTCGACCTCGTCGGCGGTGTCGAGCTGGTCGCCGACCTGGTGCGGGCCGAGATCGCGGCCGCTCGCTGA